In Microcoleus sp. FACHB-672, one DNA window encodes the following:
- a CDS encoding NACHT domain-containing protein — MPLPRNFLIEMARKYELSPEQEDAFVIWFSSNRTELEIATELHITNSALTTRMGHVYRKFRINGKGPGKYGRLLNFLTTEFRKSKPSDSPSSNLSEDDLNDLVQEVRSYCREMIQDQCGTIKSLTMSQPIDVNELYTNVNILEKIPSRQWREVDEMVQECNPENFARFGLGEVTDRRIPGLEAVEKYSKLMVLGKPGSGKTTFLKHLAIQCNTGKFQGHPIPVFITLKDFAEAERKPSLLEYITQRFFDCDVSVDQIAVLLKHGKILVLLDGLDEVKVEDNNRVIKQVRDFSDKFRTNQFVITCRIAASNYTFDKFKDIEVADFDDEQIKTFVHKWFKTNQTVKVKEFIKQLSKNDSIRELATNPLLLTLLCWVFEESDKFPFNRSELYERGVDT, encoded by the coding sequence ATGCCACTGCCGCGTAACTTTTTAATTGAAATGGCTCGTAAGTATGAGCTTTCGCCAGAGCAAGAGGATGCTTTCGTAATCTGGTTTAGCAGTAACAGGACAGAGTTGGAGATAGCAACAGAACTCCATATCACTAACAGTGCGCTTACCACCCGCATGGGCCACGTTTATAGGAAGTTTCGCATCAACGGCAAAGGCCCAGGTAAATATGGTCGCTTGCTTAATTTTCTGACTACTGAGTTTCGGAAGTCTAAGCCTTCAGATTCTCCATCTTCTAATCTGTCAGAGGACGATCTGAATGATTTGGTGCAAGAGGTGCGCTCCTATTGCCGTGAGATGATTCAAGACCAATGTGGCACAATTAAATCCCTCACCATGTCACAACCTATCGATGTGAATGAACTCTACACCAACGTCAACATTCTGGAAAAAATTCCCAGTCGCCAGTGGCGCGAAGTTGATGAAATGGTACAAGAGTGTAACCCGGAAAACTTCGCTCGCTTTGGACTTGGCGAAGTAACTGATAGACGGATACCAGGACTAGAAGCAGTTGAGAAATACTCAAAATTGATGGTGTTGGGTAAGCCAGGGTCAGGAAAAACTACATTTTTGAAGCATTTAGCAATCCAGTGCAATACAGGTAAATTTCAAGGTCATCCCATCCCAGTTTTTATCACACTCAAAGACTTTGCAGAAGCAGAAAGAAAACCTAGCTTACTGGAATACATCACCCAGAGGTTTTTTGATTGTGATGTCTCTGTTGACCAAATAGCTGTACTTTTGAAGCACGGTAAGATACTGGTTTTACTTGATGGTTTGGATGAAGTAAAAGTTGAGGATAACAACCGTGTCATCAAGCAAGTTCGTGATTTTTCTGACAAGTTTCGCACCAATCAGTTTGTAATTACCTGTCGGATTGCAGCAAGTAACTATACTTTTGATAAGTTTAAAGATATTGAAGTCGCTGATTTTGATGACGAACAGATTAAAACCTTTGTTCATAAGTGGTTTAAAACTAATCAAACAGTTAAAGTAAAAGAATTTATTAAACAACTTAGTAAAAATGATTCAATTCGAGAACTGGCAACCAATCCGCTACTACTGACACTATTATGTTGGGTGTTTGAAGAATCAGATAAATTCCCTTTTAATCGTTCAGAACTTTATGAACGAGGAGTAGATACCTAA
- a CDS encoding NACHT domain-containing protein → MQGKKDLLSQIALITFERGDYFFKRKEIEQYISDYIHHLPDAQNNPEALQLDSEAVLKSIEAQHGLLVERAQNIYSFSHLTFQEYFTAKKFVERADWQNLVSHITEYRWQEVFLLAVTMIKSADELLRLMKKKIDALIALDEKLQQFLIWVSQKSCSVEVPYKPVAVRAFYMGYDLDVFRVFARDLDLNLDAQLDIVLAFKLELPPNRDLKLELKLDRNLAIELYLDCALGLSVVRTHAFYLALDLAVDVAPELAQALEELKGQLLGLNSDTEIKEILKQWEEKKGQAWTEQLRAVMIKHRNIGHDWHFNEQQKELLEQYYEANMLLVDCLNSDCEVSCEVRQKIEDTLLLPICEIKE, encoded by the coding sequence GTGCAGGGCAAGAAAGATTTACTGAGTCAAATTGCCTTAATCACATTTGAGCGAGGAGACTATTTCTTTAAACGGAAAGAAATAGAGCAGTATATTTCTGATTACATCCACCATCTACCTGATGCTCAAAACAACCCGGAGGCATTGCAACTGGATAGTGAGGCAGTTTTGAAGTCCATTGAAGCGCAGCATGGGTTATTGGTAGAACGGGCGCAAAATATTTACTCTTTCTCTCATCTGACGTTTCAAGAGTATTTCACGGCGAAAAAGTTTGTTGAGCGTGCAGATTGGCAAAACTTGGTCAGCCACATTACTGAATACCGATGGCAAGAAGTATTTTTACTAGCAGTTACCATGATAAAGTCTGCTGATGAGTTACTGCGGCTGATGAAGAAAAAAATTGATGCACTTATAGCTTTGGATGAAAAATTGCAGCAGTTCCTCATCTGGGTAAGTCAGAAATCCTGTTCAGTTGAGGTTCCTTACAAGCCAGTAGCAGTTAGGGCTTTTTACATGGGCTATGACCTTGACGTTTTCCGCGTCTTTGCCCGTGACCTTGACCTGAACCTTGACGCTCAACTAGATATTGTTCTTGCTTTTAAGCTTGAGCTTCCTCCAAACCGTGACCTTAAACTTGAACTTAAGCTGGATCGTAACCTAGCTATTGAACTTTATCTTGATTGTGCCCTTGGCCTATCTGTTGTCCGTACCCATGCCTTTTACCTTGCCCTTGATCTGGCTGTTGATGTTGCTCCTGAACTGGCTCAAGCACTGGAAGAACTTAAGGGGCAACTACTGGGCTTAAATAGTGATACGGAGATAAAAGAAATATTAAAGCAATGGGAGGAAAAAAAAGGTCAAGCTTGGACTGAACAATTAAGAGCGGTGATGATTAAGCATAGAAATATCGGTCACGATTGGCACTTCAACGAACAGCAGAAGGAACTACTTGAACAGTATTACGAGGCTAATATGTTGCTGGTAGATTGTTTGAATAGTGATTGTGAGGTGTCCTGTGAGGTGCGGCAGAAAATAGAGGATACGTTGTTGTTACCCATCTGTGAAATCAAAGAATAA
- a CDS encoding Calx-beta domain-containing protein yields the protein MALFLGDDTNDTLIGSVGNDLFIGALGNDSLIGGLGNDIVFGEEENDVLLGGGGNDVLLGGSGNDSLDGDDGNDTLYGGEGNNTLTGGAGVDVFALGFSGDLGQDIITDFEFGVDRIGLPAEIDLAQVRTQILPVSSNSGIVLITFLQQTNSRPLILAQLDYQGDPPDLSNLSDLLVPVNPISSALEFSTPTFAFNENGVPVAAVTVNRVGSTSGEVSATINLSDGTGTAFQDYINTPIQVNFAEGETTQTVSIPILDDTAIENTETINLSLINPTGGATIGAQNTATVNIFDDDVALQFSDASFSVNEDGTPVAQVTITRTGILDREVGATLTLTNGTATAAEDYENPPIQLNFASGEANKTVTIPIVDDALVEGSETINLALENLTGGATIGAQSTTNLTILDNDVALQFSAPIFRVNEDGTPIQEIGIIRTGILDTEVTATITLTEGTATSPEDFNNSPIELIFAPGETRKTLAVPIADDNLVEGSETINLTLSNPQQNALIGNNNVAVLEIVDNDTAPPAPSPSPSPSAPGTLEFSEASFLVNENGIPITAVTVTRSGGSSGEVSATISLTNGTAIASQDYTDTPITVNFAEGELSKTVNIPISDDTLIEVPETVNLSLVNPTNGAILGAQNTATLTIARSDVPALLDFEAVGNLETVGDAYAAQGVSFSSNALGIIDSDALDALGRNDEFGGNFGTPPSGITALTYGEGSEILMDVSGGFDSQLSFFYASPFRDHTVTIYSGASGTGNILASVPLSRTPAGELPDAYSTFNEITIPFSGIARSVTFGDVANKIVIDSIELG from the coding sequence ATGGCTTTATTCTTAGGCGATGATACAAATGACACGTTAATTGGCAGCGTTGGAAATGATCTTTTCATCGGTGCCCTCGGAAATGACAGTTTAATCGGGGGATTAGGCAATGATATTGTCTTTGGCGAAGAGGAAAATGACGTTTTATTGGGCGGCGGTGGCAATGACGTTTTATTGGGCGGCAGCGGCAATGACAGTTTAGATGGAGACGACGGCAACGATACCCTCTATGGGGGTGAGGGAAATAATACTTTAACCGGCGGTGCCGGTGTTGATGTCTTTGCCCTCGGTTTTTCTGGGGATTTGGGACAAGATATTATTACCGACTTTGAGTTTGGTGTAGACAGAATTGGCTTGCCGGCTGAAATCGATCTTGCTCAAGTAAGGACACAAATTCTTCCCGTCAGTTCAAATTCAGGCATCGTTTTAATTACCTTTTTGCAACAAACCAACAGTCGTCCTCTCATTTTGGCACAGTTAGATTATCAGGGCGATCCTCCAGACTTGTCTAATCTGAGCGATTTATTAGTGCCGGTGAACCCGATTAGCAGTGCTTTAGAATTTAGCACCCCCACATTTGCGTTTAATGAAAATGGGGTGCCGGTGGCAGCGGTAACTGTGAATAGAGTTGGTAGCACGAGCGGAGAAGTCAGCGCAACGATTAACCTAAGCGATGGAACCGGCACAGCTTTTCAAGATTACATCAACACCCCTATTCAGGTAAATTTTGCTGAGGGAGAAACGACGCAAACCGTCTCCATTCCTATCCTAGATGATACCGCCATTGAAAACACTGAAACCATAAATTTGAGCTTAATAAACCCCACCGGAGGAGCAACAATTGGGGCGCAAAATACTGCAACTGTCAACATTTTTGATGATGATGTTGCCTTGCAGTTTAGTGATGCCTCCTTTAGCGTTAATGAGGATGGCACACCTGTCGCTCAAGTCACGATAACTCGCACCGGCATTCTGGATCGAGAAGTCGGTGCCACCCTGACGCTTACAAATGGCACTGCCACCGCCGCCGAAGATTATGAAAACCCGCCAATCCAGCTAAACTTTGCTTCAGGGGAAGCAAATAAAACCGTAACAATTCCCATTGTTGATGATGCCTTAGTGGAAGGATCAGAAACCATTAATTTAGCCTTAGAAAACCTCACGGGCGGGGCAACGATTGGAGCGCAAAGTACGACAAATCTGACAATTTTAGACAATGATGTTGCTTTACAGTTTAGCGCCCCCATTTTTAGGGTGAATGAAGACGGCACACCGATTCAAGAGATTGGAATCATTCGCACCGGCATTCTCGATACAGAAGTGACTGCTACCATTACTCTGACTGAAGGTACAGCAACGTCCCCAGAGGATTTCAACAATAGTCCCATAGAACTTATCTTTGCCCCTGGGGAAACACGTAAAACTTTAGCAGTTCCCATTGCTGATGATAACTTAGTTGAAGGTTCTGAGACGATTAATTTAACCTTAAGCAATCCCCAGCAAAACGCACTGATTGGCAATAATAATGTTGCCGTCCTCGAAATAGTTGATAATGACACCGCACCGCCGGCACCCTCACCATCACCCTCACCGTCAGCACCAGGCACCTTAGAGTTTAGTGAAGCGAGTTTTTTAGTCAATGAAAATGGGATTCCGATAACAGCCGTCACGGTGACTCGCAGCGGCGGTAGCAGTGGAGAAGTTAGCGCGACAATTTCATTAACAAATGGCACGGCAATTGCCTCTCAGGATTACACGGATACCCCAATAACCGTTAACTTTGCCGAAGGAGAACTGTCTAAAACGGTTAATATTCCTATCAGTGATGACACTTTAATTGAAGTTCCAGAAACGGTGAATCTCAGCTTAGTTAATCCTACCAACGGTGCTATCCTAGGAGCGCAGAATACCGCAACTCTCACGATTGCGCGAAGTGATGTGCCGGCATTGCTAGACTTCGAGGCTGTGGGAAATTTAGAAACCGTTGGAGATGCGTATGCAGCACAAGGTGTTTCTTTCTCTTCTAATGCTTTAGGAATTATTGATAGCGATGCCTTAGATGCCTTGGGAAGAAATGATGAATTTGGCGGTAACTTTGGGACGCCGCCGAGTGGAATTACTGCTTTAACTTATGGTGAAGGTTCTGAGATTTTAATGGATGTCAGCGGTGGTTTTGACAGCCAACTTTCGTTTTTCTACGCTTCGCCTTTCCGCGATCACACTGTAACTATTTATTCGGGTGCCAGTGGCACCGGCAATATTTTGGCTTCGGTTCCTTTATCTCGAACTCCTGCCGGTGAATTGCCTGATGCTTACAGCACATTTAATGAAATAACGATTCCATTTTCAGGAATTGCCAGATCCGTAACCTTTGGGGATGTGGCTAACAAAATTGTGATTGATAGCATCGAACTTGGTTAA
- a CDS encoding iron uptake porin, translating to MKYIFPGLAVLLFAAPAAATSQLSATTSSSEGLKTVEGDRPVEGSFDGVMPAQSLQPNILSDNPNSGLLPPTHKGKLTRLLNRDPDSQASAEPSLDNRLSQIETEQSDIVSPDSAMDQVTSVSQLQDVQPSDWAFGALQNLIERYGCIAGYPDGTFRGNRAITRYEFAAGLNACLERINELIAAESREDYVTQEDLAVLQKLQAEFAAELAGLRGRVDVLENRTAQLEVQQFSPTAVFGGEVIFALSGAAGGDPPGKGDGDTVLTHLTRLGIVTSFTGKDRLRLELATGNFDDRGFANPEIFNSDMTLLSYQADLDNQIKLDKLEYRFAALNDRVVFTIRPVGFSLSSVLTANSPYFDAGRGAISRFTEASPVFKIGNLDAGVGFDWLVADPVRLQVAYGTGDSNRSDPGGGVFGADRSALGVQLLLKPAANVLTGLAYVNAYNSDGRLDTFTGSFIADTNGFMDEPAQIHAVSGTLQWRVNPRITFGTWGGLIFTNSNQSSASATTSTYLFSVGLSDPFGREGDLLAFLFGQPPKLVNGNGLILGKDEDTSLHFEAFYRFRITDNVSISPGFFLITNPEHDSDNSDIFIGTIRTTFRF from the coding sequence ATGAAGTACATCTTTCCCGGTTTGGCAGTATTACTGTTCGCAGCACCGGCAGCAGCAACCTCCCAGTTGTCTGCAACGACAAGTTCATCTGAAGGGCTAAAAACTGTGGAGGGCGATCGGCCTGTGGAGGGCAGTTTTGATGGAGTAATGCCGGCACAGTCTTTACAGCCGAACATTCTCTCAGATAACCCGAACTCCGGGTTATTGCCACCAACCCATAAGGGTAAGCTGACTAGGCTGCTGAATCGTGATCCAGATAGCCAAGCAAGTGCTGAACCGTCCCTAGATAACCGGCTGAGTCAGATTGAAACTGAGCAGTCTGATATCGTTTCGCCTGACAGCGCGATGGATCAGGTAACTTCCGTATCGCAATTGCAGGATGTGCAGCCGAGTGACTGGGCGTTTGGGGCACTACAAAACTTAATCGAGCGCTACGGTTGTATTGCCGGCTATCCAGATGGGACGTTTCGGGGCAATCGAGCCATCACGCGATATGAATTTGCTGCCGGTTTAAACGCCTGCTTAGAGCGTATCAATGAATTGATTGCAGCCGAATCTAGGGAAGACTACGTTACCCAGGAAGATTTAGCAGTTTTACAAAAACTGCAAGCAGAATTCGCTGCTGAATTAGCCGGCTTGCGGGGTCGAGTTGATGTGCTGGAAAATCGAACTGCTCAATTAGAAGTGCAACAATTTTCTCCCACAGCAGTTTTTGGCGGCGAAGTGATTTTTGCCCTATCGGGCGCTGCCGGCGGCGATCCTCCAGGCAAAGGAGACGGCGACACGGTGCTCACTCATCTAACGCGCTTAGGCATCGTCACATCTTTCACCGGCAAAGATCGGCTGCGGCTGGAATTAGCAACGGGGAATTTTGATGATCGGGGATTTGCTAACCCTGAGATTTTTAATAGCGATATGACGTTGCTATCTTACCAAGCTGATTTAGATAATCAAATTAAATTAGATAAACTGGAATATCGGTTTGCTGCGCTCAATGATCGGGTTGTTTTCACGATCAGGCCGGTGGGATTTAGTTTAAGCAGTGTTTTAACGGCTAACTCGCCTTATTTTGATGCCGGCAGGGGCGCGATTTCACGCTTTACTGAAGCCAGTCCGGTGTTTAAAATTGGCAATTTAGATGCCGGTGTTGGGTTTGACTGGTTAGTGGCTGATCCTGTGCGGTTGCAAGTTGCCTATGGTACGGGAGATAGCAATCGTTCTGATCCGGGTGGGGGCGTATTTGGAGCGGATCGCAGTGCTTTGGGTGTGCAGTTGTTACTCAAGCCGGCTGCCAATGTTCTCACCGGCTTGGCTTATGTGAATGCTTACAATAGCGATGGCCGGTTAGATACCTTCACCGGCAGCTTTATTGCCGACACCAATGGCTTTATGGATGAGCCGGCTCAGATTCATGCAGTCAGCGGCACTCTACAATGGCGTGTGAATCCTAGAATTACTTTCGGGACTTGGGGGGGATTAATTTTCACAAACTCCAATCAATCATCTGCGTCTGCAACGACTTCCACATATCTATTTTCTGTTGGCTTATCCGATCCGTTTGGTAGAGAAGGAGATTTACTAGCATTTTTATTCGGTCAGCCACCTAAATTAGTGAATGGCAACGGTCTGATTTTAGGGAAAGATGAGGATACTTCGCTGCATTTTGAAGCTTTTTATCGTTTCCGAATTACTGATAATGTCTCTATCAGTCCCGGGTTCTTTCTGATCACGAATCCAGAGCATGATTCAGATAACAGTGATATTTTTATCGGAACGATTCGCACAACTTTTCGGTTTTAG
- a CDS encoding S1 family peptidase, whose amino-acid sequence MIFFGRLSSCLVGASAAVAITIPLMAAQVLTKEQVDDVASQTTVVIAQGLQKGDIEARQEWNPGSGVIVARSNQTYYVLTALHVVRTRDVVYGVRTSDGEVHFVDDVKSHENILPFGTEDEQLGETIKGFDLAIIKFESDLKYPVAVVGKSNQLAEGEPVFISGWPNPEDESARRVREFSAGNLSEIVAPPSPDGGYSLLYNNQTRRGMSGGPVFNAQGELIGIHGRGRAQDNIYCIDPSLSANNSCGMQTIHFVKQAEVAGLQLALKQPPVDPQLLQTGRGNREKADVIENIYEAFTFDVRSLLRDEPSGGCGSLLLGDACD is encoded by the coding sequence ATGATTTTCTTTGGCCGGTTATCCTCCTGTCTGGTTGGGGCATCTGCCGCAGTGGCAATCACGATTCCACTGATGGCCGCTCAAGTATTGACAAAAGAACAGGTCGATGACGTTGCTTCCCAAACCACGGTCGTGATCGCCCAAGGTCTGCAAAAGGGAGATATTGAAGCCAGACAGGAATGGAACCCAGGCTCAGGGGTGATCGTAGCCCGCAGCAATCAGACTTATTACGTTTTAACGGCGCTTCATGTTGTGCGGACGCGAGATGTGGTTTACGGGGTGCGAACCAGTGACGGGGAAGTTCACTTTGTTGATGATGTCAAAAGTCACGAGAATATTCTTCCCTTCGGCACCGAGGACGAACAGTTAGGCGAAACCATCAAAGGTTTCGATCTGGCAATTATTAAATTTGAGAGCGATCTCAAGTATCCCGTTGCCGTCGTTGGAAAATCCAACCAGTTAGCGGAAGGAGAGCCGGTGTTCATCTCCGGTTGGCCAAATCCTGAAGATGAGAGCGCTCGCCGGGTGCGGGAGTTCTCCGCCGGCAACTTAAGTGAAATTGTCGCTCCACCCTCGCCGGATGGTGGCTATAGCTTGCTTTATAATAACCAAACACGCCGAGGCATGAGCGGCGGCCCTGTGTTTAACGCACAAGGTGAGTTAATCGGCATTCACGGACGGGGAAGAGCACAGGACAACATCTACTGTATCGATCCAAGTTTAAGCGCCAACAATAGCTGTGGGATGCAGACGATACATTTTGTCAAGCAAGCGGAAGTGGCGGGACTCCAGCTCGCCTTGAAGCAGCCGCCGGTCGATCCTCAATTGCTACAAACTGGGAGGGGGAATCGGGAAAAAGCGGATGTGATTGAAAATATTTACGAAGCATTCACGTTTGATGTGCGATCGCTGCTGAGAGATGAACCTTCTGGGGGATGTGGCAGTCTATTGCTAGGTGACGCCTGCGACTAA
- a CDS encoding COP23 domain-containing protein, with translation MSIKSVFRLAFAGLVAAQVPMLSVQPASAQSTNLQAFECRQDDYYVTVAVRKNGTVSDPMIVWTTEEFSEAGFPPAKRCAEVTSRLNSAIAQNSGTLNGLYLTAGRVNGLPVICSVNNTRAGCNGNNVLFTLKRENNPNTVLEKLFSASGTGTPIQQSGGQNYVDLSKLVNQLF, from the coding sequence ATGAGTATCAAATCAGTTTTTCGTTTAGCATTCGCCGGCTTAGTTGCCGCTCAAGTTCCCATGCTAAGCGTTCAACCGGCTTCTGCCCAGTCAACCAATTTACAAGCGTTTGAATGCCGGCAAGATGACTATTATGTGACAGTAGCTGTTAGAAAAAATGGCACCGTCTCAGATCCCATGATCGTTTGGACAACCGAAGAGTTTAGCGAGGCAGGGTTCCCGCCAGCAAAGCGCTGCGCCGAGGTGACGAGCCGGCTAAACAGCGCCATCGCTCAAAATAGCGGCACTCTGAACGGCTTGTATCTGACGGCAGGAAGAGTCAATGGTTTGCCCGTTATCTGCTCGGTCAACAACACAAGAGCCGGTTGCAATGGCAATAACGTACTGTTTACCCTCAAGCGAGAAAACAATCCTAATACCGTCTTAGAAAAATTATTCAGTGCGAGTGGCACCGGCACCCCAATTCAGCAGTCTGGCGGTCAAAATTATGTAGATTTGAGCAAGTTGGTTAACCAACTTTTTTAA
- a CDS encoding gamma-glutamylcyclotransferase family protein, whose translation MSLLKVFVYGTLKPGQCNYQRYCAGKVVAAQPATVFGRLFALPVGYPAMTAGDALISGVLLSFSDPTVLHDLDRLEDYDPHRLPVQNEYNRVQIEVFDLSGQKLDLAWVYLMTPEQVERRAGVPVASGCWVAGEFPENKCENTDF comes from the coding sequence TTGAGTCTGTTGAAGGTATTTGTTTACGGAACGCTCAAACCTGGGCAATGTAACTATCAACGCTACTGTGCCGGCAAGGTTGTAGCCGCTCAACCTGCAACTGTGTTTGGCCGGCTATTCGCCCTGCCGGTAGGATACCCGGCGATGACTGCGGGGGACGCTCTTATCAGCGGTGTGTTGCTTTCATTTAGCGATCCAACTGTTTTGCATGACCTGGATCGGCTAGAAGATTACGATCCTCACCGGCTGCCGGTACAAAATGAATATAACCGAGTGCAAATTGAGGTCTTTGACTTATCCGGTCAAAAGTTAGACCTTGCTTGGGTTTACTTAATGACACCCGAACAGGTTGAGCGCAGAGCAGGCGTGCCGGTGGCATCTGGCTGCTGGGTTGCCGGTGAATTCCCCGAAAATAAATGTGAGAACACGGATTTTTAA
- a CDS encoding anti-sigma factor family protein, with the protein MTPNFEFNDDSRKQPQGELLDGKLANHAELMGAVNTLKRDRFELLSAYLDGEVTAAERRQVEEWLANDPRVQQLYSRLLSLRQGLHKMPVPAAQQSVEETVEQVFARLDRRPKRAILWGGAALAAMFIAAVSGMLPSQQSFAPQMAQSPQTLESDDSLMIALNNPVVEIPKAPVATPEKSVITRALIVE; encoded by the coding sequence ATGACCCCTAACTTTGAGTTCAATGATGATTCTAGAAAGCAACCCCAAGGGGAGTTGCTAGATGGGAAACTTGCTAATCACGCTGAGTTGATGGGTGCCGTGAATACGCTAAAACGTGACCGTTTTGAATTATTGAGTGCTTACCTCGATGGCGAGGTGACAGCCGCAGAACGCCGGCAAGTTGAAGAATGGCTGGCCAATGATCCGAGGGTACAGCAGTTGTACAGCCGGCTGTTAAGTCTGCGCCAAGGATTGCATAAAATGCCGGTGCCGGCAGCACAGCAAAGTGTTGAAGAAACGGTAGAGCAAGTTTTTGCCCGTCTTGATCGCCGGCCAAAGCGAGCCATCTTGTGGGGTGGTGCGGCACTGGCGGCTATGTTCATCGCTGCCGTGTCGGGGATGCTCCCGTCTCAGCAGTCTTTTGCACCCCAAATGGCGCAATCCCCTCAAACCCTTGAGTCTGACGACAGCTTGATGATTGCTCTTAACAACCCGGTTGTAGAAATTCCCAAAGCGCCGGTGGCCACTCCAGAAAAATCGGTCATCACTCGCGCATTAATAGTCGAATAA
- a CDS encoding sigma-70 family RNA polymerase sigma factor, which yields MSHSIPLSWSTGEPTVLQVPVPPEKLSNYDLVLRCQDGLHPDRAAFAELLRRHQSHVERVLYHLAPDWQDRADLAQEVWIRVYRNVKRLNDPVKFRGWLSRIATNLFYDELRKRKRVRDPLSLDAPRLLEDGEMDWEIAADSPGPEENLTTREFYDQLREAIADLPEVFRTTIVLREIEGMAYEEIAEITGVSLGTVKSRIARARQRLQLQLQNYLDGK from the coding sequence ATGAGTCACTCTATTCCTTTATCTTGGTCAACGGGTGAGCCAACGGTTCTTCAAGTGCCAGTTCCACCTGAGAAACTTTCTAACTACGACTTAGTGCTGCGGTGTCAGGATGGACTACACCCTGACAGAGCTGCGTTTGCTGAACTGCTGCGCCGTCATCAGTCTCATGTCGAAAGAGTTCTATACCACTTGGCTCCAGATTGGCAAGATCGGGCAGATTTGGCTCAAGAAGTCTGGATTCGGGTATATCGTAATGTTAAGCGCTTAAACGATCCGGTTAAGTTCCGGGGATGGTTAAGTCGTATTGCGACAAACTTGTTTTATGACGAATTACGCAAGCGCAAACGGGTGCGCGATCCACTCTCTCTAGATGCCCCCCGGCTGCTAGAGGACGGCGAGATGGATTGGGAAATTGCAGCCGACAGCCCCGGACCTGAAGAAAATCTCACAACTAGAGAATTTTACGATCAGCTGCGAGAAGCAATTGCTGACTTGCCAGAAGTTTTTCGTACTACAATAGTTCTCAGAGAGATTGAAGGAATGGCTTACGAGGAAATCGCCGAAATTACTGGCGTATCCTTGGGAACCGTAAAGTCACGAATCGCTAGAGCGCGTCAGCGTCTGCAATTACAATTACAAAACTATCTGGATGGTAAGTAG